Proteins encoded together in one Papaver somniferum cultivar HN1 unplaced genomic scaffold, ASM357369v1 unplaced-scaffold_117, whole genome shotgun sequence window:
- the LOC113329400 gene encoding uncharacterized protein LOC113329400 has protein sequence MERTQKKYGDDDDIVIKMEKDEIPPDEHRCSQTGGIGKAWRCKNFRMNHGASAAADDSVFKSRLCEKHYYYYEKYKKRSGNGETRASKRGKKVKEEDETRGIQQITCDDDTADAIVEGGSVKFGDKKKNVERTERSGKLKLLTKPVVETRASKLRMMITEGDRLVDETSNQQITCDDDTADTIIKCGSANIRRKRKNVERTKRSGELESLASAKEGVVGLENLEHYKTKCFELSLELERKKVEETRRTAEPETETEWTPTDATASWEKMFSYLESRLQRKENGNSAMGSVESRISTLESLFLKTESKYSTMAGCVESHISKLQSLVLRMENKNSTMGCLDSRISNLESLIQRCVAPRNPENIESEVLVLLNGVTGNGEKQRDKNKRSKPDAETSSRGRKDSHMYEWKTKEKVLSVYDLGVNKHHDSELEFPKNSAMNISSGCLQLSVGGENVEEWNGRGCSDVRPSQHGSSFQDQLDMSKKLFANLVSDDGGKSLGESEDTDSSFDSKNSLGDLNNILAMKYRRNRSDDKQMKWKSEADMLSSFEEDPLLCMRAVCAIHRQQISEDKISEKGLFYYPDVLRIITLANFLTEENCKGDLKKSLKDLEIFDSKGVVDCKRMARRYSIQLFSVYQNGKDPFFPPCYNC, from the exons atGGAGAGGACTCAGAAGAagtatggtgatgatgatgatattgttATTAAGATGGAGAAGGATGAGATTCCTCCAGATGAACATCGTTGTTCTCAAACTGGTGGAATTGGAAAAGCATGGAGATGCAAGAATTTCAGGATGAATCAtggtgcttctgctgctgctgatgatagTGTTTTTAAGAGTAGGCTTTGCGAAAAGCATTATTACTATTATGAAAAGTATAAGAAGAGAAGTGGAAATGGTGAAACTAGGGCTTCCAAAAGGGGAAAGAAGGtaaaagaggaagatgaaacacGAGGAATTCAACAAATTACATGTGATGATGATACAG CTGATGCAATTGTAGAAGGTGGTTCTGTCAAATTTGGGGACAAGAAGAAAAATGTGGAAAGAACTGAAAGGTCTGGAAAGCTAAAATTACTGACAAAACCTGTGGTTGAAACTAGGGCCTCGAAACTGAGGATGATGATAACGGAAGGTGACCGGCTTGTTGATGAAACAAGTAATCAACAAATTACTTGTGATGATGATACAG CTGATACAATTATAAAATGTGGTTCTGCCAATATTCGGAGGAAGAGGAAAAATGTCGAAAGAACAAAAAGGTCTGGAGAACTAGAGTCACTCGCAAGCGCCAAGGAAGGTGTGGTTGGGTTGGAGAATCTGGAACACTATAAGACCAAGTGTTTTGAATTGTCTTTGGAGCTTGAGAGGAAGAAAGTGGAAGAAACTAGAAGGACTGCTGAGCCTGAGACTGAGACTGAATGGACACCCACGGATGCCACTGCAAGTTGGGAGAAGATGTTTTCCTATTTGGAGAGTCGACTCCAGAGGAAGGAAAACGGAAATTCAGCAATGGGATCTGTAGAGTCTCGCATTTCTACTTTGGAGAGCCTATTCCTGAAGACGGAAAGTAAATATTCAACAATGGCGGGATGTGTAGAGTCTCACATTTCAAAGTTGCAGAGCCTAGTCCTGAGgatggaaaataaaaattcaacaatGGGATGTTTAGATTCTCGCATTTCCAATTTGGAGAGCCTAATCCAGAGATGTGTAGCACCACGTAATCCTGAAAACATAGAGTCCGAAGTGTTGGTTCTGCTAAATGGCGTTACTGGAAATGGTGAAAAGCAAAGAGATAAAAACAAGAGGAGCAAACCTGATGCTGAAACCAGCAGTAGAGGGAGAAAGGATTCTCATATGTATGAGTGGAAAACCAAAGAGAAGGTGCTGAGTGTGTATGACCTTGGCGTCAATAAGCATCATGATTCAGAGTTGGAATTTCCAAAAAACTCTGCAATGAACATTTCTTCTGGATGTCTACAATTATCAGTTGGGGGTGAAAACGTTGAAGAATGGAATGGTAGGGGCTGTTCGGATGTGAGACCATCTCAACATGGATCGTCATTTCAAGATCAATTGGACATGAGTAAGAAGCTGTTCGCCAACTTGGTCTCAGATGACGGTGGTAAAAGTCTTGGGGAATCTGAAGATACTGATAGTTCGTTTGATTCGAAAAATTCTCTTGGTGACCTTAATAACATACTGGCAATGAAATATAGGAGGAATAGGAGCGACGACAAACAAATGAAATGGAAATCTGAGGCTGATATGCTTTCCTCATTTGAAGAGGATCCCTTGCTCTGTATGAGAGCTGTTTGTGCAATCCATCGACAGCAGATATCCGAAGACAAAATATCAGAAAAGGGGTTGTTCTATTACCCTGATGTGCTCAG GATTATTACTCTGGCCAACTTTCTAACGGAAGAGAACTGCAAAGGAGACTTAAAGAAGTCCTTGAAAGATCTGGAGATATTTGATTCTAAAGGGGTTGTTGACTGCAAGAGGATGGCTAGAAGATACTCGATTCAGTTATTCAGTGTCTATCAAAATGGAAAAGATCCTTTTTTTCCTCCCTGCTACAACTGCTAA
- the LOC113329403 gene encoding probable mediator of RNA polymerase II transcription subunit 37c: MDLFKKCMEPVELCLTDAKMDKNSIQEIVLVGGSTRIPKIQSLLRDLFNGKKLCKNINPDEAVADGAAVQAAILNGEVSEKVQDLVLMDVTPLSLGVESLETIGSVLSVVVPRNTAIPTKKQKVYTTAEDYQTNVSIRVYEGERIRTKDNNLLGTFALYGIPPAPRHVAKNTETFVIDADGIMTVC; encoded by the coding sequence ATGGATCTGTTCAAGAAATGTATGGAACCTGTTGAGCTGTGTTTGACAGATGCTAAGATGGACAAGAACAGCATTCAAGAAATTGTTCTCGTGGGTGGGTCCACTCGAATTCCCAAGATTCAGTCTCTACTGCGAGATTTATTTAATGGGAAGAAACTCTGTAAGAACATCAACCCTGATGAGGCTGTAGCGGATGGTGCTGCAGTGCAAGCTGCTATTCTGAATGGTGAAGTTAGTGAGAAGGTGCAGGACTTGGTGTTGATGGATGTCACCCCTCTTTCTCTCGGTGTTGAGAGTCTTGAGACGATAGGAAGTGTTTTGAGCGTGGTGGTCCCAAGGAACACAGCCATTCCCACCAAGAAACAAAAGGTCTACACTACCGCCGAGGATTATCAAACTAACGTGAGTATTCGGGTGTACGAGGGTGAGAGAATTAGAACTAAGGACAATAACTTGTTGGGTACCTTCGCGTTATATGGAATTCCTCCAGCACCTCGTCACGTTGCTAAGAATACAGAAACCTTTGTTATTGATGCAGACGGTATAATGACTGTTTGCTGA